From Cellulophaga lytica DSM 7489, a single genomic window includes:
- a CDS encoding MDR family MFS transporter translates to MKKLYTNYIDSFKGLSKEVWWLSLITLINRAGTMVIPFLSLYLKNDVGLTFENVGVVMSCFGAGSLIGSWLGGTLTDKFGYYKVMLFSLFTSGILFIGLQFLHDYYSICAGIFILMIVADCFRPAAFVALIAYSKPENKTRSVTLIRLAINLGFSAGPALGGIIITSLGYIGLFWVDGITCVLASILLLIVLNPIKARVMDSSKNESPKSAYTDGYYWVFIAAMVLFGFCFVQYFSTVPVYYSDAYKLSEFKIGLLLAMNGFLIFAFEMPLIKYLEKLNHSKVTYVIFGLILVGLSFALLNIFSWVGILVVGMLLMTIGEMIAFPFSNAIAMERSKRGKQGEYMALYSIAFSISHIFAHNYGMHSIANNGYIFTWNSITVIAVIGIALLFILKRITIANK, encoded by the coding sequence ATGAAAAAACTTTACACAAACTATATAGACTCATTTAAGGGGCTATCTAAAGAAGTATGGTGGCTATCACTCATTACCCTTATAAACAGAGCAGGCACAATGGTTATTCCTTTTTTATCGCTTTATTTAAAAAACGATGTTGGACTAACTTTTGAAAATGTAGGTGTTGTAATGTCTTGCTTTGGAGCTGGCTCATTAATTGGCTCTTGGCTTGGAGGTACATTAACTGATAAATTTGGCTACTACAAAGTAATGCTCTTTAGTTTATTTACGAGTGGTATATTATTTATTGGTCTTCAATTTTTACACGATTATTATAGTATTTGCGCAGGCATTTTTATACTTATGATTGTTGCAGATTGTTTTAGACCCGCTGCTTTTGTTGCCTTAATTGCTTATAGTAAACCAGAAAATAAAACTAGATCTGTTACACTAATTAGACTTGCCATTAACCTTGGGTTTTCTGCTGGTCCGGCTTTGGGCGGTATTATAATTACATCTTTAGGCTATATTGGTCTTTTTTGGGTAGACGGAATAACCTGCGTATTGGCCAGTATTTTATTGCTTATTGTTTTAAATCCTATAAAAGCACGAGTTATGGATAGTTCCAAAAACGAAAGTCCAAAATCTGCATACACAGACGGTTACTACTGGGTATTTATTGCTGCTATGGTACTTTTTGGATTTTGCTTTGTACAGTATTTTTCTACCGTACCAGTATATTACAGTGATGCCTATAAACTTAGCGAATTTAAAATAGGACTTTTACTTGCTATGAATGGTTTTTTAATTTTTGCTTTTGAAATGCCATTAATTAAATACCTAGAAAAACTTAACCACTCCAAAGTTACTTATGTAATTTTTGGGCTAATATTAGTTGGTTTAAGCTTTGCATTGCTAAATATTTTTTCATGGGTTGGAATTTTAGTTGTTGGAATGTTACTAATGACTATTGGCGAAATGATTGCCTTTCCGTTTTCTAACGCAATTGCTATGGAGCGTTCTAAACGTGGCAAACAAGGAGAATATATGGCACTGTATAGTATAGCTTTTTCAATATCACACATTTTTGCTCACAATTAC